GGTTCGTGCAGCTCGCCGAGGAGTGGAACGCCACCCACGAGGTCAAGGTCCGGCTGCGCTACGTGCCGACCAAGGACTACACCTCCGGCCCGGTGCTGCAGACCTCGTTCAGCGCGGGCGCCGGACCGGACGTCTTCCTGCTCAGCCCCGGTGACTTCCTGCGCTACCACAACGGTGGCGCGCTGCTCGACCTCACGCCGTACCTGGAACCCGAGGTGCGCGCGGACTTCCTGCCGCAGGTGCTGGAGACCCGCCTGGTCGGTGACCGGGTCTACGGCCTGCCGATGGAGATCGAACCGCTCGCGCTCTACTACAGCGAAGCGGCCTTCGAGGAGGCCGGACTCGCCGAGGGCGACCTGCCGCGCACCTGGGACGAGCTGATCGCGGTCGCCGAGCGGCTGACCACCCCGGACCGGTTCGGGCTGCTGCTGGAGACCAACCCCGGCTACTACCAGAACTTCACCTTCTACCAGGCGATGTGGATGGCCGGCGGCGAGGTGTTCACCCCCGACCAGCGGCGCTCGGCGTTCGACGGCCCGGGGGTGCACGCCGCGCTGCAGTTCTGGCAGGACACCGTCACCTCCGGGGTCGCGCCGCGCCGGGTGCGGGGGTCGGGCGGCAACGACTCGATCTCCAACATCGCCGACGGCTACTGCGCCATGCAGCAGCTCGGCGTCTGGGGCATCGCCGAGATCGCCGAGCAGGCCCCGGACTTCCGCTACGGCGTCGTCCCCATGCCCACCCCGCCCGGAGGCAGCTACACGACGGTGCTGGGCAGCTGGGCCATGGTGGCCAACGCCCACAGCGCGAACCCGCAGGCCGCGGCCGAGTTCGTGGTGTGGGCGCTGGGGTCCACCGACCCGGCGTGCATCGAGCGGATGCGGCGCTGGAACACCGTCGCCAAGACCAACCTGCCGCCCCGCTACTCGGTCCAGCGCGCCGCCGACGAGCACGGCGCCTTCGACAGCGGGCCGATGCGGGTGTTCAAGGAGGAGGTGATGGCGCGGGCCCGCCCGGAACCGCGCTACCCGCCCGAGGTCTACCGGGCGATCTCCGACGCGGTGCAGTCCTGCCAGCTCGACGGCGGTGACCCGGTGGCGGCGGCCGAGGCCGCGGCCGCGCAGATCGACACCTTCCTGTCCACCTACGACGGAGCGCCGATCCAGTGAGCGAGCGACGACGATCCTCCGACGCCGCGGCGGCCTTCGCCTTCCTGGCGCCCGACGGCCTCGGCCTGCTGCTGTTCATCATCGTCCCGACGGCGCTGGCCCTGGTGGTGGGCCTGTTCGACGTCGACGGGTTCGGCAACGTCGAGTGGGCCGGGCTGGACAACTTCCGGCTGATGGCCGGGGACGGGCTGCTGTGGCGCAGCTTCGGCATCACCGCGCTGTACGCGGCGCTGTTCGTGCCGCTGGCCTTCTTCGCCTCGCTCGGGCTGGCGCTGCTGGTCAAGGACCACTTCCCCGGAGTGGGCGCGGTGCGCGCGGCGCTGTTCCTGCCGAACGCGGTGAGCCTGGTGGTGATCGGCCTGCTCTGGCAGTTCCTGCTCACCGACAAGACCGGCGCGGTGGCCCGGCTGACCGGGCTCGACGACGTGTCCTGGCTCGGGGACCCGGACCTGGCGCTGATCACGTTGGTGCTGATCAGCGTGTGGTTCCTGATGGGCTACCAGATGCTCATCTTCCTCGGCGGCCTGCAGGACATCCCGCGCGAGCACTACGACGCGGCCATCGTGGACGGTGGCGGGCCGTGGCAGCGGTTCCGGCACGTGACCTGGCCGATGCTGCGCCCGACCAGCTTCTTCGTGCTGGTCACCTCGACGATCAACGCGGTGACCGGGCTGCAGGTGTTCGACCTGGTCTTCGTCACCACCTCCGGCGGGCCGGCCAACGCCACCACGACCGTCGTGTACTACGCCTACCAGCAGGCCTTCCAGTTCGGCCGGTTCGGCTACGCCGCGGCGATCTGCGCGCTGCTGGTGGTCTCCCTCGGCGCGGTCACCGCGGTGATGTTCGCCCTGACCAGGGGAGGTCGGTTCGATGCGTAGGGTGCGCGGGCGCGCGATCGCGGCCTACCTGCTGGCCTTCCTGGTGGTCGCGCCGCTGCTGTGGTTCCTGCTCAGCGCGTTCCGGCCGGCCTCGGAGCTGTACGAGCTGAGCTGGCCGAGCGAGCTGACGCTGGACAACGTGCTCCACGTGCTCACCGAGGTG
This region of Saccharopolyspora hordei genomic DNA includes:
- a CDS encoding sugar ABC transporter substrate-binding protein, which gives rise to MARPRGAISRRAFLGGVGAAALAGPALAGCGPARDPNEITFWNFYGPGGQQKSQSDWFVQLAEEWNATHEVKVRLRYVPTKDYTSGPVLQTSFSAGAGPDVFLLSPGDFLRYHNGGALLDLTPYLEPEVRADFLPQVLETRLVGDRVYGLPMEIEPLALYYSEAAFEEAGLAEGDLPRTWDELIAVAERLTTPDRFGLLLETNPGYYQNFTFYQAMWMAGGEVFTPDQRRSAFDGPGVHAALQFWQDTVTSGVAPRRVRGSGGNDSISNIADGYCAMQQLGVWGIAEIAEQAPDFRYGVVPMPTPPGGSYTTVLGSWAMVANAHSANPQAAAEFVVWALGSTDPACIERMRRWNTVAKTNLPPRYSVQRAADEHGAFDSGPMRVFKEEVMARARPEPRYPPEVYRAISDAVQSCQLDGGDPVAAAEAAAAQIDTFLSTYDGAPIQ
- a CDS encoding ABC transporter permease subunit, encoding MSERRRSSDAAAAFAFLAPDGLGLLLFIIVPTALALVVGLFDVDGFGNVEWAGLDNFRLMAGDGLLWRSFGITALYAALFVPLAFFASLGLALLVKDHFPGVGAVRAALFLPNAVSLVVIGLLWQFLLTDKTGAVARLTGLDDVSWLGDPDLALITLVLISVWFLMGYQMLIFLGGLQDIPREHYDAAIVDGGGPWQRFRHVTWPMLRPTSFFVLVTSTINAVTGLQVFDLVFVTTSGGPANATTTVVYYAYQQAFQFGRFGYAAAICALLVVSLGAVTAVMFALTRGGRFDA